A region of Anolis sagrei isolate rAnoSag1 chromosome 2, rAnoSag1.mat, whole genome shotgun sequence DNA encodes the following proteins:
- the ATOX1 gene encoding copper transport protein ATOX1 — translation MPKHEFFVDMTCEGCSNAVTRVLNKLGGVQFEIDLPNKKVSVESEHSVDTLLDTLKKTGKNASYIGEK, via the exons ATGCCG AAACATGAGTTCTTCGTAGACATGACCTGTGAAGGATGCTCCAATGCTGTCACCCGGGTTCTCAACAAGCTGGGAG GTGTTCAGTTTGAAATTGACCTCCCTAACAAAAAAGTGAGTGTTGAGTCGGAGCATAGTGTCGACACATTGTTGGATACGCTGAAGAAAACAGGGAAGAATGCCTCTTATATTGGAGAGAAGTAA